catctattttttgttttggttcagccatgagtggctgaaaccctttttatagttaaggattggttgaaactaaggttgtttaatgggttgtgagatctgaacagaaacttttgtctttgattttattcaatattcatgcaattgatgcttaattctaagattgctttgttgttttgatcaaattggccacttgattcttgattgcaaagttaattgattgttggattaggatatttgttagtccgtaattgctggaaatattctgtccatagaacacttggtgtaaaaatccaaggaattgcatgatctaacatcatctcatgcgtttgagtagttagggtttggatctttcttgttcttcatgcaattggcaattgttttgatgcctatggctcaaggacgttccttggaaatttgttgattagtaattggttagaggatgttccctaatcagtttgttcataaggaaagacatggtggtgagaagcgtcttccacccccataaccaacctattgaatcaatcaagataaccatgtttcaatgatcaacccaaacaaccaaagtggatccatatcttcaactagacctttctcttattgatttctctcttattttagattacttgctgtttcaattacttttaatagttgttagtcaaatcatctcaaaaccccccttttttacttttcttgcactttatctttgttctactttcaataacttgctttcacttgtgctttcaattagttctattggtcttgattgagataaataaataagtaatcaattctctgtggattcgatccttcaccactatctgcagttgtgaattgtaggtaaccaagaaggttatttttgaccggcttcgacaaccgcgagtcaacaaCCCAAGtcctaatcttttttttttctgttctttatttttttagtatttttatgcATCTTTAATACCTCCAAtcttgttttaatatttattactcTATATAGGATTCAAGACCAATAagaaggaatgaatgaaagtaCACTACAAAGGGGAGTATCTCTcatcattttattttacttatctTTCTTTTATGCTTTAATGAGATATATCTTGAATACATTGAGTATGATGTTCAATTTAGGTTTTGGATATGCTAATTGTCTATATTAATTATACTTTTTCACTTGCATAACCTATTTTTATGCACCTTGATTGCATATCATACATAtaggaattaaaatttttatttcctttcacttttaattataaattttgaaatcaTCATGTCAAGGTTTTTGTTTACCATTCTTCCTTGCATCAAATATCAAGTATTAATGATCCAATAAAACATAAAGAGGAATCATTCTAGTCCGAGTTTTATAGTTTGCTTCACTAATCTCATTCGTAACTTTGTTAATGAACAATGTTGGTGATATACTTGGAGAAATGAGATAGGAAaattatatagatatatatataactttcaCTACAAGAAATTTTACAATTACTAATGGAAAAATCCATTACTGAACAGTAAAAATCTATTAGTAAAACAATTTATGGATTGGTGACAGATTAAATCCGTTATAGAACACCTTGTTGGTAATTTTATTACCAACAGTTtaaaaatccgttagtaattatAATGGATCAGCAATGAAAACATCTGTCGTTGTTAATAATGGACCACATATCTGTTAGTGAAAGAATATATTTTTGCCAACGactttactaacggatttagtGATTCGTTATTGACACTAAAAAATTGTCCGTTTGTGATCCGTTAGtgacaaaaaaataattttattttccattaaaactaaattattcCATTAGGAATACCAATAgaaaatccgttggtaatccgttagtgaatttttttctcCCAAACCCTATACATTATTCATATATATCCATCATCATCCCTATACATTATTCATATATATTCATctatatataaaaactaaaatatccTTAAAACACCACAAAAAATGGACTATCAGCAATGGATTATCGACGGAAATTACTTCCGTCGGAAAAAAAAAGTTAGCGAcgaatactttatttttatattttcgatGGATTTGCGACGGATTAGCaacgaattttaaaaatattagcgacggaatttattccgtcgctaatttggcaaaaaatgagaagaatataaaaaaaaaaacctaatcaTCTCTTTCATCCTCTCTTTTGATTTCAGCCGCTGtcttcctctcctctcctctcctcttctcGATGCCAGACCCTTCTCTTTATCGTTGTCGCCACCGCTGCTGCTATTCCCGCTACTGTCGTCGCCGCTGTTGCTGTCGCTCGTTGCTGCTGCTGTTCCCGCTGTCACCGCTGTTGTCGCTGCCACTGCCGCTCCCTGCTGTTACCACTGCCGCTCGCCGCCACTGCTGGTGACCTTGTTCAAGCTAGCGATTTGAGAGTGGGGTACAGTCCATCTTGCATAATTTGTTTACTTTCTTATGACTATGGGTTTATAGAGATTGAGAGCACCATTGGGATAATTTTAATTGATCTGTTTATTGTGCATAGTTTTACTATTGCTATTTTTAGTGAATCTTATGGTTCTTTGCAATTTGTTCATCCCTTTTGCCTAGTATTCTGTATGGTGGAATGGCTATGAATATGAATGCAATTTGCTTTTACTTTTCCTCCTCTACTTGATGCAATTTGCCTAGTTTCTTCCTTTATTTTGCTGAAAGTAATTTTTGATACCCAACTTGAAAATCTTTGATCCCTATGATAATCTTGCTTTAGCATACTTTCTATTTGAAATTAATCAATTCATTAGCTGCTGCTCATGGCTTGGCATTAGAGAACCCATTTCCTTGGGTGGACCAATAGAGTATGATGGACCAATAGAGTATGATGAGGTTATTGTATAGCAGCAATAGTTGCTGCTGTTGTGCAGCATGCATTCTGCAATAGCTTGTGCTACTCATGCTACACTCAGCAGCAACTGCTGCTGCTGTGCAGAGCAACAACAACTTGTGCTGCTCTGCAACATGCATGCAGCATCTTGTGCTGTTGCTGCTATGCAGCATGAGCACTAGTTGTTGCTGTGCTGTGAATGTTGCACTCAGCAGCAGCAACTATTGGTTacctttatatgaaaaataattacattttgtttcatgcataaaactttataaaatatatttatttaattccttacctttatatgaaaaattattcttttttttttgttaaaaaaaataagtggAAGAATATTTGGATTACTTTTATTTGAGAGTGTGCTGAGCATGCATGCTTATATGATAATATTCAGATTTAGGTTTTCAAATGCCTCCTCTTCTTATCAGTTTGCTTTGAGGTGATATTGCTGCTGCAGGGATGATGCCTAAGCACACAATAGAAAGAATCCATTGTTGTTACCAAACTTTGAATCAAATAAATCTACTTAAGATTACAGTTAGATTATGGCATATGATAGCTGACTGTACAAGCAGACACATTGGCTCATAATACTGGAGGGAAAATGAACTAAGTGCTATGAGAGAGAGATAGATATAtacgaagagagagagagagatacagGATTGATTATGACTTGCacaatttggaaaaaaaaaaactggatGGACCATATAGCTAGGAACTGTCTCTCATGCCAATCAGTGATTGTGCCTTGGTAACAAGATAATTGATATGTTTCTTATTTGCTGATAGCCTGATAACACATATCTGTTCCTATAGTGAGATGAAATGTTATTTTCAAGAACTAAGGTGATATTTCTGGTGATTATTTGATACAGACATGCTCAGCTTTCTGTGATCCTTaagtttatataaatatatagtttTATGCTTTTCAAGTTTTGATTAGAGGAAAGCTAATTTTCTATATGTTTACTGTACTTAGTCATGCATGGTTGAAATTATTCTTACAGGACAAGTCTCTTTATTCAATTGATTGGCCACTGCCTTTGTGATAATGATAAGAAGACACTTGTAGAGCACTAGAGATTCTACCTTTCACAAGCAGAGGTCAATGTGTCTGAATCTTTTTGAACCCTGACAATCACTTGACACTGTTTCTAATCATTTGCTCAGGTAATGCATACATATAAATCTCTGCTATTCTTTTGTTAATCTATTGATCAATGACATCAATCTTTTTCAAGTAGTGATGAATATGTGGTCACAATTTATTCAGGCTGTGGTCCATGATATGCTGTACAAAGTGATCTGTtgttgatagcggttgtcgaaaccgtaaaaaataaacctattatcgaattaacaaaataatttgtagatagtggcaatatggtcgaaccacagggatttgacactaaagatcttcctaattataacttggacaagtaaataacaaaaataaataaaaagggggagtttgttttgatgataatgaattaaaactaaagagtaagagaaagcaataatttaaaatgagtaaatcaatgggagaagagctctagttgaagtatggatctatttcagttgtttagaattgatcattgatttttttttatactcttatttatttcaataaattagtttaggttttggaagacgcttctcacaaccaaattcctccttagttttagtttgactagaaaacgttcactaatcaaacactagttaacaagttgccaaggaacatcattggggttttttacttttcaactgttaactgcattaagacttagagaaaactaattctaaccttgccaaccgcgtggtcaaatttagattatgcaaccaagtgtgcttatgttcaaacaatctaagcaattacggacctaaattatttaaactaacaatttatcacttatgcaattaaaagcaacatgccttaattgattctaataacaaagcaataatagcatgaagatcaagttgcataaatattgaaaaataggagcttaacaatggagttttaaatctcccaattcatcacaaaactgaaatttcccaacttcaactagaaaagaggatatttagccactcatggtggacaaaaatacacaaaaaggaagaagaaaaaatagaagaagaagttgtTGTGCTGCTGCTGAATTTCTGCAATGGATGCGATGATCCTTTGCTGGTTTTGGTGctgtcccttttataggtggagaGCCCTAATTCATTTAGGACTTAGAATCCTTATTTGAATTGGACTTCATGATGGTCTTTTAATTCCTCCTtgattttgtattttataatgaataaaatttctTTGGTGAAGGATTTTCTTTGGTGTGGCTTTTGGAGTTGTCATAGGATTGATCTtgtagtgtttgaagtaggataggacttcaatgcttttgaaatttgaatttttccttttttcccgCGCTGCTGTCCTTCTCTGCGTCAGTTTGATttgagcagtgatttgcccaaatcgcttgcccatATCATTTCTGCAAGTCAGTCCCAGTTTCCTGCTTCAGcttcctgcgagtgatttggccaaatcatttCGACCTAATCaatttttcagctttttctgcactttttctccaactttctatttcttccttttctgcaaaaacatcacaaaaacataaattaagctgaaaaatgtgtaattaaacagtaataaagataataaaaatgtggctaaattatgtttgatcagttgTCTAAACTTTGCTTTTAATACTTGAAAAAGCTAATTTCTAATTGGTGGCCTGCTATTTTTTATACTTGGAAGTTGGATTTTTGAGATTTCTTGCAGTAGGACTAATTATTACTCTAGACATTTTAGTAGAGATTGTAGGATGACCATTATtaagaattaataatttaataaggatttgaaaaattttccCTTATAGACAGTAATCATAATGTCAATGCAACAGCAAAATATATGTTAAACTTTATTATATAGCCATGTAACTGttaattgataattaattataatgaaatttcatataaaattcAACATAATTAATATCTATGAGATAGAGACTAAGTGCAAGAGCCTAGAGAGCAACAATTTCAAAGATTTGGATGGAAAGTATGTAGGATTGCCAGATAATCTAGCATCAAAAGTATACTGATATGGTTGTATACTCTTGTAACACTAATTTATCATGTTGTAATGAGACACCAAAACTAATAATATTATGACAactcattaaaaaatttaaaattttataaatttaaacttaacTTTAATTTCTACAGAAGCATAAATTCTTTAAACTACAGTGATCAGCTGGTTATTATAGTATCATCAAACAAAGCTCAGACTACTCTATCCCACCATTTTGAAACAATtgtgattaatttaaataatttattattaaaaaataacacaTACAAACATAAACTACACACATAAGCCATTCAGCAGTTATTCCAGGGCTTCAATCATTACTCCATGTGCATAGAAGAGTCTACTTATAAGGTATCATGAGAAAATTTAACAGAAAATATTTGTTTGAACCACCACTGCAACAAAGTCAGAGTTCACATGACCATTAACATCGCCAACATGGTTCTCAACTATAAGCCACAAAAACTAGATGAATGGTCAGCAGTTATATTAACTAAATGAATTACCCGAATAGAGTTAGGTTTGAATTGTTTGGGAAAAGGTAGGTAAAGAAAGACTGCGAAACATTCTTAATAGAGTTAGGAGTGAATTGTTGTGAAAGCACAAGAAGACAGATGTTGCTTATCTATACAATTTAGAACCAGATTGGATGGAGGCAGAGATATGGAATGAACTTATTGCATATTGGAGTACACCAGAGTGGAGAAAGAAATCAGAAGCTGGTAAAGCaaatagaaacatagaaaaagaTGGGACTATTACGAAACACTATGGTGGTTCAATAAAACTGGAAGTTCATAAGAATAGATTGTTATAACTCTattatttcttacttttatttatacaattctGTTTTTATATAGATGTTCGTGCATCTTGTGTTGTgtgattattttttttgtagACAAAGAAGTTAGGTAGGcaaccaactcaacttgaacTATTTCGTGCAACTCACACAAAAAAAGAGAGTTAAGGTGTTTTCATTGATGTAAAATCACCGCGAGTTGATGTAAGTTACTTTTTGCTTATTTATTGTTAtcacattatttttatatttg
This sequence is a window from Manihot esculenta cultivar AM560-2 chromosome 4, M.esculenta_v8, whole genome shotgun sequence. Protein-coding genes within it:
- the LOC110612585 gene encoding uncharacterized protein LOC110612585; translation: MDYQQWIIDGNYFRRKKKPLSSSPLLSSSRCQTLLFIVVATAAAIPATVVAAVAVARCCCCSRCHRCCRCHCRSLLLPLPLAATAGDLVQASDLRVGMHSAIACATHATLSSNCCCCAEQQQLVLLCNMHAASCAVAAMQHEH